One Fusarium poae strain DAOMC 252244 chromosome 4, whole genome shotgun sequence DNA window includes the following coding sequences:
- a CDS encoding hypothetical protein (BUSCO:4173at5125): MDASVTDVRRSSIEKMPIPPTPPFDSLPDEIIEQILQLADPNAFASLVLLNRKWRAVSQRAHLYRHQLSTCPSYSASHPALPPCDDDKLPELRRLFAREVKRNLFEAYLRPKETTFKLISTSISSSSCPGGEGMQYSTSPKGHHLLAYNSGRIYVIDLRGDSLEVKREFKILRRPVSACINDKGTLLAVLSTEMQVDLYDLQQSPPKRAQSMILDNTPRTIALSPCGSVLAAAYEGGIEVSSLRPEALSTDRRAVKCDAVDALSFSFDGTQILGTTIHSAPPSTVIITAPYYDPGPHMSEDNLSPLWTTSILFPNTSRDCSHAVLLQDGHEEEASWTFTYDRSFETFRAVRIDDLRNGTTYFTGPVPSASSQASLIPSTLPATTYRGDLVSVGFQGKEVWVYGVPEDLDAVPDNSSLSNDSSSSGLGRQNSDRSGNSRRASTRARDTEGGRVPKWQMLCDKLRNTFISGFKAAEVTDVKTVKWVANYGSSSTQERLVITARGVGAPRLVTEEEDMDFVDGGRVTLLDFDYGISNGVKSEVTIEVGTVHPEVLEEEQRDLATEVAIVRRRTVAQKRGGRGGSSLLRAATSASRPPRVTLNVPEVPGAPQIVQNTHDDDDDDDPLLPRRIGLPPAQPASRRVVEPESPDDGEDGPTIEQMEALDAPYAHASPRSQTTLRRAATAAAVDRSLHPRTADGRRIEYRRADGRREHPHESDADNWVPPPPPYQKDDPGPDLPAFMRGPSVAPIGLGGAPSPAPIPIPPMPALPTQTTNESSGNSQSADSKSGNQSQSVPAHPAVSDSNAVSRPQALQTAQMNTNSLPLQDRDADLYDVTPPASPRPPVAQSTEETSEARARQASVSSAVSAITSTSRAVVPADSTNEDGSPSPLHTPLQTDISAYDHFGPGPRVPAVNVEPAPVAASVTQPEADLAPRVRRLSNAQTWPRVTGPESDPIVNPADEFPFPLSAPAERTAQDESTSGLPPLPSSSQLASLSKRVSQGNPRRFSGGFQVPRRPVGSFDGSGYISNSMPDSMSAGPSGSSHLEPDQPLIISTPRGVSGAFDLPSRQTSGRRNETPLLAPIPRHPRPVPGSNQRPTVERLETIYSIASSHGGNPPVLPLPLPNQQVPAWLNAPPVPVTRTSPTVNRRPSRAERSAAKNIMDAKKRGWTAKPKKQKKKKKAADAASSAGWTDISIGSGEKEKEKDKDRKCIVM, from the exons ATGGACGCGTCGGTAACCGACGTCCGTCGCTCGAGCATTGAGAAGATGCCCATTCCTCCAACTCCGCCCTTTGACAGCCTACCCGACGAAATCATCGAGCA GATACTCCAACTTGCCGATCCCAACGCTTTCGCGTCCCTCGTACTCCTCAACCGTAAATGGAGAGCGGTTTCTCAGAGAGCTCATCTCTACCGTCACCAACTATCAACATGCCCTTCATACTCAGCGAGCCATCCCGCACTCCCTCCATGCGACGATGACAAACTTCCTGAACTACGCCGCCTATTTGCACGAGAAGTCAAGAGGAACCTTTTCGAGGCATATCTAAGACCCAAGGAAACAACATTCAAACTTATATCAACGTCCATCAGTTCTTCCTCATGTCCGGGAGGCGAGGGTATGCAGTATAGCACCTCTCCCAAAGGGCACCATCTTCTGGCCTATAACTCGGGTAGGATTTACGTGATTGATCTAAGGGGGGACAGCCTCGAAGTGAAAAGGGAGTTCAAGATACTTCGCCGGCCTGTCTCAGCATGTATCAACGATAAAGGCACTCTCCTGGCTGTTTTGTCTACCGAGATGCAGGTTGACCTTTACGACTTACAACAGAGCCCACCCAAAAGAGCGCAGTCTATGATTCTTGACAACACTCCTCGAACCATTGCTCTATCACCGTGCGGATCGGTTCTGGCGGCAGCGTATGAAGGAGGTATTGAGGTATCGTCTTTGAGACCTGAAGCTTTGTCTACTGATCGGAGAGCTGTGAAATGCGATGCCGTCGATGCtctatccttttcttttgacGGAACCCAAATCCTTGGGACAACAATTCATTCTGCACCACCCAGCACTGTCATTATCACGGCACCATACTACGACCCCGGCCCTCACATGTCTGAAGATAACCTGAGCCCCCTATGGACGACATCGATTCTGTTTCCCAACACAAGCCGAGACTGCAGTCACGCTGTTCTGCTTCAGGACGGACACGAAGAGGAAGCGAGTTGGACTTTCACTTATGATCGGAGTTTCGAGACTTTCCGAGCCGTTCGAATCGACGATCTCAGGAATGGGACGACATACTTTACAGGACCAGTACCGAGCGCATCCTCACAAGCCAGTCTTATTCCATCAACGCTTCCAGCTACGACATATCGAGGTGACTTGGTGTCAGTCGGATTCCAAGGAAAGGAGGTCTGGGTTTATGGAGTCCCGGAAGACTTGGATGCAGTCCCAGACAATTCATCCTTGTCAAATGATAGCTCGTCGTCTGGCCTCGGACGGCAAAACAGTGACCGTAGTGGCAATTCGCGGCGGGCATCTACTCGAGCAAGGGACACCGAAGGTGGTCGAgtgccaaaatggcaaatGTTGTGCGACAAGCTGAGGAACACCTTTATTTCTGGCTTCAAAGCCGCGGAAGTCACAGACGTGAAGACAGTAAAATGGGTTGCAAATTACGGCAGCTCTTCCACCCAAGAGCGACTGGTAATTACTGCAAGGGGAGTTGGGGCCCCACGACTGGTTACCGAGGAGGAAGACATGGATTTTGTGGATGGGGGTCGGGTTACACTCTTGGATTTTGACTATGGAATTTCCAATGGGGTCAAATCCGAGGTCACTATCGAAGTCGGCACTGTTCACCCCGAGGTGTTGGAGGAAGAACAACGTGACCTTGCGACAGAGGTCGCCATTGTTCGACGGAGGACCGTTGCTCAAAAGCGAGGTGGCCGTGGCGGGTCGTCTTTGCTTCGAGCTGCTACATCTGCTTCACGACCGCCGCGTGTGACTCTTAATGTTCCAGAGGTACCGGGTGCTCCACAAATTGTGCAGAATACacacgatgatgatgatgatgacgacccTCTACTTCCCCGGAGGATTGGGCTGCCTCCTGCCCAGCCCGCCAGTCGACGAGTAGTCGAGCCTGAAAGTCctgatgatggtgaagatGGGCCGACGATTGAGCAGATGGAGGCGTTGGATGCTCCGTATGCACATGCTAGCCCTCGCTCACAGACAACGCTCCGTCGTGCTGCGACTGCCGCCGCAGTGGATAGATCTCTGCATCCTCGAACAGCAGATGGTCGACGCATCGAGTATCGTCGTGCCGACGGCCGGAGAGAACATCCACACGAGAGTGATGCGGACAATTGGGTGCCTCCCCCACCACCTTATCAAAAAGATGACCCAGGGCCAGATTTGCCAGCTTTCATGCGTGGTCCGTCTGTTGCACCTATAGGACTTGGAGGTGCCCCCTCTCCAGCCCCTATTCCCATACCCCCCATGCCAGCATTGCCAACTCAGACAACAAATGAGTCCTCTGGCAATTCTCAATCTGCCGACTCGAAGAGTGGGAATCAGTCCCAGAGTGTGCCTGCCCATCCTGCAGTGAGCGATTCAAATGCTGTCAGTCGGCCGCAAGCTCTTCAAACAGCCCAGATGAACACAAACTCGTTGCCCCTGCAGGATAGGGATGCTGATCTCTACGACGTAACCCCTCCTGCTTCTCCGCGACCGCCAGTGGCTCAATCCACAGAGGAGACTTCAGAGGCAAGAGCACGGCAGGCATCAGTTTCGTCAGCTGTGTCGGCCATTACATCTACGTCCAGAGCTGTGGTTCCTGCTGATTCCACAAACGAAGATGGTTCACCGTCACCACTACACACGCCACTGCAAACAGACATCTCAGCTTATGACCACTTTGGCCCAGGTCCTCGAGTGCCGGCGGTCAATGTGGAGCCTGCGCCAGTTGCCGCTTCTGTGACCCAACCTGAGGCTGACTTAGCGCCCAGAGTAAGGCGGTTGTCAAACGCTCAAACATGGCCTCGGGTTACAGGCCCTGAGTCTGACCCTATTGTCAACCCGGCAGATGAGTTCCCATTCCCACTGTCAGCACCCGCTGAGCGAACCGCCCAAGATGAGTCCACATCAGGTCTCCCCCCTCTGCCCAGTTCAAGCCAGCTTGCGAGTTTGAGCAAAAGGGTCAGTCAGGGCAATCCTAGACGCTTTTCTGGAGGGTTCCAAGTTCCAAGACGGCCTGTCGGAAGTTTTGATGGCAGTGGATACATATCGAACTCCATGCCCGACTCCATGTCGGCAGGCCCGTCAGGCTCTAGTCATCTTGAACCCGATCAACCTCTTATTATTAGTACTCCTAGAGGTGTGTCGGGCGCTTTTGATTTGCCCAGCCGCCAAACATCTGGCCGGCGGAACGAAACACCCTTGCTAGCTCCTATCCCTCGGCATCCGCGCCCGGTTCCTGGGTCAAACCAGCGGCCGACGGTTGAGCGTCTTGAAACCATCTACAGTATCGCTTCCTCCCATGGAGGTAACCCACCAGTGCTGCCCTTGCCGTTGCCAAACCAGCAAGTGCCGGCGTGGCTAAATGCTCCTCCGGTACCAGTGACAAGAACATCTCCAACAGTAAATCGCAGGCCAAGTCGTGCTGAGCGAAGTGCCGCTAAGAATATCATGGATGCTAAGAAACGGGGCTGGACAGCCAAacccaagaagcagaaaaagaaaaagaaagcagCAGATGCCGCAAGCAGTGCTGGGTGGACCGATATATCGATTGGTTCCGgcgagaaagaaaaggagaaggacaaggacagGAAATGCATCGTCATGTGA
- a CDS encoding hypothetical protein (SECRETED:SignalP(1-25)~TransMembrane:1 (n12-20c25/26o212-234i)) translates to MILAQLPIPLRVLLITAICASTTSALPATRIFAREDTCDADQTSCNSDIANFCCPKGNSCRLLAGKTTAVCCPEGQTCNVIQPITCDIRGQDQKEFPNAPVKTIVFNLDLEKCGKKCCPFGYSCKDDQCVIDSDQSDIPKGAELPNETSTPVPSAITTATGAVETISISAAPSASAEPTEAVGAGSDNSSDSESDGDGESKSDNSGPATTSIVGGVVGGCIILLIIAIVIFLYIRRQNKREATSSEKGGHIYGHGRRLNSDVSFGNIISEPISQPNSYRADFILKTPSTQRTSIVPVPARQVSNASTRLQPPPPRIRISIPNPFDSPNPSPNAQPSPPDNEESLRHGNVRLPPIRAMKASSYYSREPSEPELQREPSTENIDIFADPSTMVKPRPLTRATTFTDLMDEADLGAVRRGKPYVPGTTPRI, encoded by the coding sequence ATGATTTTGGCTCAACTTCCTATACCCTTACGGGTTCTACTCATCACAGCTATCTGTGCCTCCACAACCTCCGCTCTACCAGCTACTCGCATCTTCGCTCGTGAGGATACTTGCGATGCCGACCAGACTTCATGCAACAGCGACATTGCAAACTTCTGCTGTCCCAAGGGTAACTCATGTCGACTCCTCGCCGGCAAAACGACAGCAGTATGCTGTCCAGAGGGTCAAACCTGCAATGTCATCCAACCCATCACCTGCGATATCCGAGGTCAGGACCAGAAAGAATTCCCAAATGCACCCGTCAAGACAATAGTTTTcaatcttgaccttgagaaATGCGGCAAGAAGTGCTGTCCCTTTGGATACTCATGCAAGGACGACCAGTGTGTTATCGACAGCGACCAGTCTGATATTCCAAAGGGTGCAGAGCTTCCCAACGAGACCTCTACCCCTGTCCCCAGTGCTATAACCACAGCTACTGGGGCTGTTGAGACCATCTCAATCAGTGCTGCACCATCCGCGAGTGCTGAGCCTACAGAAGCAGTTGGAGCTGGGTCAGACAACAGCTCAGACTCCGAGAGTGACGGGGATGGAGAGTCCAAGTCTGACAACTCAGGTCCTGCAACAACTTCCATTGTCGGTGGCGTAGTAGGAGGCTGTATTATCCTCCTTATCATCGCTATTGTCATATTCCTCTATATCCGCCGACAAAACAAGCGCGAGGCAACAAGTTCAGAAAAGGGCGGCCACATCTACGGCCACGGTCGACGTCTCAACAGCGACGTCTCCTTTGGAAACATCATCTCCGAGCCCATTAGCCAACCCAACTCGTACCGTGCCGACTTCATCCTCAAGACACCTTCTACCCAGCGGACAAGCATAGTACCTGTCCCTGCTCGCCAGGTTTCCAATGCCAGCACTCGCTTGCAACCTCCCCCTCCTCGTATCCGCATCTCAATCCCCAACCCTTTCGACTCTCCCAACCCATCTCCCAATGCTCAGCCTAGCCCTCCCGATAACGAGGAGTCTCTCCGCCATGGGAACGTCCGCCTACCGCCCATCCGCGCTATGAAGGCGTCGTCGTACTACAGCCGTGAGCCTTCTGAACCTGAGCTCCAACGTGAGCCGAGCACTGAGAACATCGACATCTTCGCAGATCCAAGCACCATGGTCAAGCCTCGTCCATTAACACGAGCAACGACTTTTACAGATCTGATGGACGAAGCCGATCTCGGCGCTGTGCGCAGAGGGAAGCCTTATGTCCCTGGAACAACACCCAGGATCTAA
- a CDS encoding hypothetical protein (TransMembrane:1 (i47-68o)), whose protein sequence is MAHDQDPRTGRASSDDNDGADYNEASIGLISEQPREGKRKELCTKTLLIMLVIMSNVVWIAAISGTWYRTRDMVERCESNKYPADFVSKEPVPLKMKTTNFDDLLRYNTTSHQVYREMDPSLPQYFGAPSPAIDAAWEKLLRYQYPAVSDEEIANNPALSFASTDKHPATGKYYGALDVFHNLHCLNMVRRHIDKDYYGGGHMKKKKRHGKGMSMESSFDAAAMDHLYHCMNHIRQSLQCRPDLSPAAMHVFLDTDGSQFFLGNAKSHSCYDWQGIMDWAEARESKLGYTQPID, encoded by the exons ATGGCACATGATCAAGATCCAAGAACAGGCCGAGCCAGCAGCGACGACAATGATGGTGCTGATTACAACGAGGCCAGCATTGGGCTCATTTCAGAACAACCACGGGAGGGCAAACGCAAAGAACTATGCACAAAGACATTGTTGATCATGCTTGTGATTATGTCAAACGTCGTCTGGATTGCTGCGATATCAGGAACTTGGTATAGAACTCGAGATATGGTTGAGAGGTGCGAGAGCAACAAATATCCTGCAGATTTTG TTTCGAAAGAACCAGTACcgctgaagatgaagacaaCCAACTTTGATGACTTGTTGCGCTACAACACAACCAGTCACCAAGTCTATCGAGAGATGGATCCTTCGCTACCTCAATACTTTGGTGCTCCAAGTCCAGCAATCGATGCAGCGTGGGAAAAGCTCCTCCGCTACCAATATCCTGCTGTCAGTGATGAAGAGATAGCGAACAACCCAGCTCTGTCGTTTGCGTCAACAGACAAACACCCAGCCACTGGTAAATACTATGGCGCCCTCGACGTGTTTCACAATCTGCATTGTCTAAACATGGTGCGAAGACACATCGACAAAGACTATTACGGAGGAGGTCatatgaagaagaagaagagacacGGCAAAGGAATGAGTATGGAGAGTTCCTTTGACGCTGCTGCAATGGATCATCTCTATCACTGCATGAACCATATCCGGCAGAGTCTTCAATGTCGTCCGGATCTTAGTCCTGCTGCTATGCACGTATTTTTGGACACGGATGGATCGCAGTTTTTTCTGGGCAACGCAAAGAGTCATTCATGCTATGACTGGCAAGGTATCATGGATTGGGCTGAAGCAAGGGAATCGAAATTAGGTTACACTCAACCTATTGATTGA
- the ADV1 gene encoding Transcriptional regulatory protein pro1 (BUSCO:18162at5125) encodes MSTLPPDHRKGVSRASENTVNMTVSQSTKAKPASKVNNGKPKTKTQMHRRSRTGCYTCRLRRKKCDEGTPMCTACKHLGLQCEYKRPMWWSNNDMRRKHKEDIKMIIKRKKLSEKSSHNIQNSVTSSPPGLTHSLPTSATFTDPLDRTRSASIDSQFPGAFNFNSPPSGNEYGFGAPMHPEFMFGSYSPYEIDVKTERQMFVNDVPTVRESHISTFSTYHTPPPAGTVLPHGPLDGEWAEQVFQERKQSLSEETLNCNFFDFSHGPSTESRQIQLELDENDQSLLDHFIQFVLPTIFPILESNQHCSVGSDLVLPALQSNSAYLHCCLSVAAQHLKSHTNSPTEDLDNDIMRHRYATIWALCEALKKDENHQQILEATLGLIFFQSVVGRYDDGLLDIPWHQHFQAAISLVQKLDLHGMVTDPTRASMQTPFNMSLSAWIDILGATMKGRSPTFAHTYREKHLSQFNPSLGLRELMGCDDRVMYLISEIACLESLKKDGMDDFTLCQHVSALGEQISLTEMGDAGPKMPFNANGSLSPKQLSKNMTMAFRIAARIYLCSLVPGFNPRQPSTMGLVEKLTNVLQHIPSGPNGFDRNLAWVYLIGGSTSVPGSTFRAFFEDRLAQLGDSARFGTMGRVSTLLHEVWAQNDSLAGVATPGSTTEAAQLHIHWRDVMESKRWDFLLI; translated from the exons ATGTCTACGCTGCCCCCCGATCATCGCAAAGGCGTCTCGCGAGCTTCCGAGAACACCGTCAACATGACTGTATCTCAGTCAACAAAGGCCAAGCCGGCCTCAAAAGTCAACAATGGCAagccaaagacaaagactcAGATGCACCGTCGTTCAAGAACAG GTTGCTATACTTGCCGTTTGCGACGCAAGAAATGCGACGAGGGAACCCCCATGTGCACAGCCTGCAAGCATCTCGGCTTGCAATGCGAGTATAAGCGACCCATGTGGTGGAGCAACAATGATATGCGAAGGAAGCACAAGGAGGACATCAAGATGATCATCAAGCGCAAGAAGCTCTCTGAAAAGTCATCCCACAACATCCAGAACTCTGTCACCAGCTCTCCTCCTGGCCTCACCCACTCCCTTCCCACATCAGCTACCTTCACAGATCCCCTCGACCGCACAAGATCTGCTTCCATCGACTCACAATTTCCGGGCgctttcaacttcaacagccCCCCAAGCGGTAACGAGtatggctttggtgcgccaATGCACCCCGAGTTCATGTTCGGAAGCTATTCACCATATGAGATCGATGTCAAGACAGAGCGACAAATGTTTGTCAACGATGTCCCTACAGTTCGCGAATCTCACATCTCCACCTTTAGCACTTACCAcactcctcctcctgctggCACTGTCCTCCCTCATGGTCCTTTGGATGGCGAGTGGGCTGAGCAGGTCTTCCAAGAGCGCAAGCAATCCCTGTCAGAAGAGACCCTCAACTGCAACTTCTTCGACTTTTCACACGGTCCATCAACAGAGTCGAGGCAGATTCAGCtcgagcttgatgagaaCGACCAGAGCCTATTGGATCACTTTATCCAATTCGTGCTACCAACAATCTTCCCTATTCTCGAGTCCAACCAGCACTGCTCAGTCGGTTCTGACCTCGTTCTTCCCGCTCTTCAATCCAACAGTGCCTACCTTCACTGCTGCCTGAGTGTTGCTGCCCAGCACCTCAAGTCGCACACCAACTCTCCCACCGAGGACCTTGACAACGACATTATGCGACACCGCTATGCTACTATCTGGGCCCTTTGCGAGGCACTCAAGAAGGACGAGAACCACCAGCAGATTCTCGAGGCTACTCTTGGTCTCATCTTTTTCCAGTCTGTCGTCGGCCGATATGATGATGGCTTGCTGGACATCCCTTGGCACCAGCACTTCCAGGCTGCTATCAGCCTGGTGCAGAAGCTTGATCTTCATGGCATGGTCACTGATCCTACCCGCGCTTCTATGCAGACCCCCTTCAACATGTCTCTCTCTGCATGGATTGACATCCTTGGCGCTACCATGAAGGGTCGATCACCAACATTTGCCCACACTTATCGCGAGAAGCACCTTTCTCAATTCAACCCCAGCCTTGGCCTGCGCGAGCTTATGGGATGTGATGACCGGGTTATGTACCTCATCTCTGAGATTGCCTGCCTTGAGTCCCTCAAGAAGGACGGCATGGATGACTTCACCCTCTGCCAGCACGTATCTGCCCTCGGCGAGCAAATCAGCTTGACTGAGATGGGTGATGCGGGTCCCAAGATGCCCTTCAACGCCAACGGCAGCCTTTCGCCTAAGCAGCTCTCCAAGAACATGACCATGGCCTTCCGTATCGCTGCACGCATTTACCTCTGCAGCTTGGTCCCTGGCTTCAACCCCCGACAACCTTCCACCATGGGATTGGTTGAGAAGCTCACAAACGTGCTTCAGCACATTCCCTCGGGACCTAATGGATTTGACCGCAACCTGGCTTGGGTCTACCTCATTGGCGGTTCCACCAGCGTCCCTGGTAGCACATTCCGAGCTTTCTTCGAGGACCGCCTTGCCCAGCTTGGCGACTCTGCTCGATTCGGCACCATGGGACGTGTTTCCACCCTCTTGCATGAGGTATGGGCTCAAAATGACAGTCTCGCGGGTGTTGCCACACCCGGATCGACGACTGAGGCGGCCCAGCTGCACATCCACTGGCGGGATGTCATGGAATCCAAGAGATGGGACTTTTTGTTGATCTAA
- a CDS encoding hypothetical protein (BUSCO:13816at5125), giving the protein MEYSSFRGGDRLTYSQMRQQPLPRDTFFSLKNDSQILERPISVATEFVDTDWEEEDEIISDEEDNSPRISLQSAGQPSFTTVSSYDEVPTPRSSRSQEVPVEYSPKQVEGPRGPHLFRNSTDHYSSTEEDIILTLSPITPKGPRNIAEFLMSSQPPPQPRASPFQYTDAELDTTTLASWTTEMVAQAMLNAGIELSVADRFMENDISGAILITLKFEDLKELSIQSFGIRTKVWHQIQALRDSRPASPRPETPIEDVPSRDVVRETRRVEDNGLRRRQSSRRKNRTRTNGDDITPMESVSIIGIEQVIPKPHHCSKGENCSKYRKQQQLIRAFKKEYPHVDINATGTVMIGDAGNPQTAKALDPNKVRPVSDAEPSVVASSDVMGPGMPPIQYLYEASLRGVQARDPQDNVRQFLNFQHQHGGECSEEVPPTPPFAGIPTAQAQLPHQGLRRLPKLSIPGKALLPPSRLGASSVPPPPQKSQSQNQSYVQRQQQQQHYHHQQQPAFAPYQMDRTSPRSPDLEMTPRNNFRHGTPFSELDVPVTAVPIGPVARDFSQSVPPDMNYRTSPTNNVSPPRCQSRTSARRPSFPVMPALEENKPINTARPSHGSSSPKSPRGSRAQQPLQPPPRDNLPFSRGQLNGSEKVLAPSITPLGAKGKSPSADPANGISHQGPMKKRKTKMLRHEWQDGYFTLKGTRLNMHKDSEELDRTLEYVDIDDYAIACSSVASSSKLSAAFKTMHLSRGSHSREKSDPVGAFAFQLIPQDKNTARLRKRESHLQPVGTIPAEGVNGTGKTHHFAVKNRDDRIDWMRELMLAKALRQKGEGFEISVNGNMI; this is encoded by the exons ATG GAGTACTCATCTTTCCGAGGCGGAGACCGCTTGACATATTCGCAAATGCGACAACAGCCTCTCCCCCGTGACACATTCTTCAGTCTCAAGAACGACTCGCAAATATTGGAGCGCCCAATTTCAGTAGCAACCGAATTTGTGGACACGGActgggaggaagaggatgagatcATtagcgatgaagaagataaCTCTCCTCGCATAAGTTTGCAATCG GCCGGACAACCTAGTTTCACAACAGTTTCCTCCTACGATGAGGTCCCAACACCAAGGTCGAGCAGAAGTCAAGAGGTTCCAGTGGAATACTCCCCGAAGCAAGTTGAAGGTCCTCGAGGACCTCATCTGTTCAGAAACTCAACTGACCACTACTCGTCCACCGAAGAGGACATTATTCTGACACTATCGCCTATTACTCCCAAGGGACCTCGAAACATTGCCGAATTTCTTATGTCATCTCAGCCACCACCCCAACCTCGTGCCAGTCCCTTCCAATATACTGATGCCGAACTTGACACGACAACTCTTGCATCATGGACCACTGAAATGGTTGCGCAGGCTATGCTCAATGCTGGCATTGAGCTGTCTGTGGCCGACCGGTTTATGGAGAATGACATTAGTGGTGCGATCTTAATCACACTGAAGTTCGAAGATCTCAAGGAGCTTAGCATTCAGTCGTTCGGTATCAGAACCAAAGTTTGGCATCAGATTCAAGCCTTGAGGGATAGTCGACCTGCATCCCCTCGACCGGAAACACCAATTGAGGATGTCCCAAGTAGGGACGTGGTGCGGGAGACGCGAAGGGTGGAAGACAACGGGCTAAGACGGCGCCAGAGCAGCAGGCGAAAGAACCGAACAAGAACAAACGGAGATGATATCACTCCTATGGAGTCAGTGTCCATCATTGGCATCGAACAGGTCATTCCAAAGCCCCACCACTGCTCAAAGGGAGAGAACTGCTCCAAGTACAGaaaacaacagcaacttATCCGGGCCTTCAAGAAGGAGTATCCCCATGTCGACATCAATGCTACCGGCACCGTTATGATTGGTGATGCTGGAAACCCACAGACAGCTAAAGCACTGGACCCCAACAAGGTCCGCCCCGTCTCAGATGCTGAACCTTCTGTCGTCGCCTCTTCCGATGTTATGGGTCCTGGTATGCCTCCTATTCAGTATCTTTATGAAGCGTCTCTTCGTGGAGTTCAGGCACGAGATCCTCAAGACAACGTCCGGCAATTCCTCAACTTTCAGCACCAGCACGGGGGAGAGTGTAGCGAGGAAGTCCCTCCCACCCCTCCGTTTGCTGGGATCCCAACTGCTCAGGCCCAGCTTCCTCACCAAGGTCTGCGCCGCCTTCCCAAGCTCTCCATCCCTGGCAAAGCACTGCTACCACCTTCGCGACTTGGTGCTTCGTCTGTTCCACCTCCTCCCCAGAAGAGCCAGTCTCAGAATCAGTCATACGTACAAcgtcagcagcagcagcagcattaccaccaccaacagcaACCTGCTTTTGCCCCTTATCAGATGGATAGGACCAGCCCTCGGTCTCCTGACTTGGAGATGACGCCCAGGAACAACTTTCGCCATGGTACGCCCTTCTCAGAGCTTGATGTTCCTGTTACAGCTGTACCCATTGGTCCTGTTGCTCGGGACTTCTCACAGTCTGTTCCTCCTGACATGAACTACCGCACTTCTCCCACCAACAACGTTTCCCCTCCCCGCTGCCAGTCTCGTACTTCGGCCCGTCGCCCATCTTTCCCTGTGATGCCCGCTCTCGAGGAAAACAAACCCATCAACACGGCGAGACCTTCTCATGGATCGTCGTCACCCAAGTCACCACGAGGCTCGCGAGCACAGCAGCCCCTTCAGCCGCCTCCTCGGGACAACCTCCCCTTCTCCCGTGGTCAGCTCAACGGCTCTGAGAAAGTACTGGCTCCATCTATAACACCTCTCGGCGCCAAGGGCAAGTCTCCTTCTGCCGACCCGGCCAACGGCATCAGCCACCAAGGCCCCATGAAAAAGCGTAAGACCAAGATGCTGCGACATGAATGGCAGGACGGCTACTTCACTTTGAAGGGTACTCGCCTCAACATGCACAAGGACTCTGAGGAATTGGACCGCACTCTCGAATATGTTGATATTGATGATTACGCCATCGCTTGTTCAAGcgtggcttcttcttccaagctTAGCGCCGCTTTCAAGACAATGCACCTTTCTCGTGGTAGCCACAGCCGCGAGAAGAGTGATCCAGTAGGCGCCTTCGCTTTCCAGCTCATTCCTCAAGACAAGAACACTGCGCGCCTTCGCAAGCGCGAGAGCCACCTCCAGCCCGTTGGCACAATTCCTGCCGAGGGGGTCAATGGCACAGGCAAGACACACCACTTTGCCGTCAAGAACCGCGATGACCGTATCGACTGGATGCGTGAGCTCATGCTCGCAAAGGCTTTGAGACAAAAGGGTGAGGGTTTTGAGATCAGTGTCAATGGCAACATGATCTAA